The DNA window TCATATTGATTCATATTTTTCACCCCTAAAACGATCAAAGAGGGACACACTCTCAGTGTGTGTCCCCAAATATCTTTAATAACTTGCCTTAATTATAATCCATGCGCCGACTTTCTTATAATTCTTGAGTTGCCTTTTTACATAGCTTCTTTTCCAAGAACCTTTTGGTTTTAATTCAACGACAACCCTTCCTCTAAAAAATTGAAGGTCTGGACGTTTTTTAGTACCTCTTAATGGTTTATCATATTTGCCTCCAGGAACAACTCTTTTCATCACTTTGGTCCATGCTTGGTGCGCGGCTCTCCCTCTAACATATGCAGGACCTTTAGTAATATTGTAAATATTTCTTGCAACCTTGGCTGCACGGTAAGCACCTGAGCCTATTCCACCGATAGCACCTAAACCAGCTCCTATTGCAACAGAACCCCACAACTTCCAACCTTTGAGACCTCTACTTTTTGCAGACTTATACGACGATACCCCTCCGATTAACGCTCCTACTGCCATCCACACCCAATGCCCATCCGGATCGACCAACATCACCGGATTGTTGTTCGCGTACGTATAGCC is part of the Geobacillus sp. 46C-IIa genome and encodes:
- a CDS encoding RHS repeat-associated core domain-containing protein; its protein translation is MSRQAYVFFLAILCTFCLQKTTGLYYLIARYYRPEQGVFLSLDPDPSDADDILTQNGYTYANNNPVMLVDPDGHWVWMAVGALIGGVSSYKSAKSRGLKGWKLWGSVAIGAGLGAIGGIGSGAYRAAKVARNIYNITKGPAYVRGRAAHQAWTKVMKRVVPGGKYDKPLRGTKKRPDLQFFRGRVVVELKPKGSWKRSYVKRQLKNYKKVGAWIIIKASY